A single Pyxicephalus adspersus chromosome 8, UCB_Pads_2.0, whole genome shotgun sequence DNA region contains:
- the PTPDC1 gene encoding protein tyrosine phosphatase domain-containing protein 1, whose product MARPSTEIIEKYNVIEQFQSCGIKTVINLQRPGEHASCGNPLEQESGFTYLPEAFMEAEIYFYNFGWKDYGVASLTTILDMVKVMSFALQEGKVAIHCHAGLGRTGVLIACYLIFATRMTADQAMLFVRAKRPNAIQTRVQLMCIREFSQFLNPLHNVFSCCDPKAHAVTLSQYLIRQQHLLHGYEARHLKHVPKIVQLVCKVLLDLVENRQVVEKKVEDVPDLSAEIEKTVSQFSTEQLDKVLASEIETGDSLAHSVTTPACYGGHDSVLTSEQEFDPLWKRRNVEYLQPLSHLKKRLSYSDSDLKKAEILLEQGETPWTEPAELSFLSKINAHLRVKDCFENQDLTPLAQSKKESSAKAAFFFWSHSKVGSIEAPREGSPLFHRRKLPKEMQRSRTFSLGCFSPPGSDQSALKDSEFSMPIMTPRDSADCNSAAEDSRVQDDNRISKPQDTNCTSSKVTFYLECSATPEVVSQVAAGSELSLENRRLLAAKALACLSCDGAEEVEEKAIFWQKELKSREAAWDRICTERNPSVFSHLMWSWLEQLKEPAIPKEDVHMLASYSSDLESALYLLDKGQHQTVLCILKCVNNLRPIPADIEDAILERMIAAFTLVQKGSKEGPSVFNTLKPIFQHILTTIRK is encoded by the exons ATGGCGAGACCCTCAACAGAAATCATTGAAAAATATAATGTCATTGAGCAGTTTCAGAG CTGTGGAATAAAAACAGTCATTAACCTGCAGCGTCCCGGGGAGCATGCAAGCTGCGGGAATCCATTGGAGCAAGAAAGTGGGTTCACCTATCTTCCAGAGGCCTTTATGGAAGCTGAAA tttatttctacAACTTCGGATGGAAAGACTATGGTGTTGCTTCCCTGACCACTATACTCGATATGGTAAAAGTTATGTCATTTGCCTTACAAGAGGGAAAAGTAGCAATTCACTGCCATGCTGGCCTAGGGCGGACAG GGGTGCTAATTGCCTGTTATCTAATATTTGCCACAAGAATGACTGCCGATCAAGCTATGTTGTTTGTCCGGGCAAAGAGACCAAATGCTATTCAGACCAGGGTCCAACTCATGTGTATCCGTGAGTTTTCTCAGTTCCTCAACCCTCTGCACAATGTCTTCTCTTGCTGTGACCCAAAAGCCCACGCCGTCACTTTATCACAGTACTTGATCCGCCAGCAGCACTTACTTCACGGTTATGAAGCTCGCCATCTCAAACACGTGCCAAAAATTGTCCAGTTAGTTTGTAAAGTATTATTAGATTTGGTGGAAAACAGGCAGGTGGTGGAGAAGAAAGTCGAAGATGTTCCAGATCTCTCTGCCGAGATCGAGAAGACCGTTTCTCAGTTTTCCACTGAGCAACTTGATAAAGTTTTAGCTAGTGAAATTGAAACTGGGGATTCATTAGCCCATTCTGTTACAACCCCAGCTTGTTATGGAGGTCATGATTCAGTATTAACTAGTGAACAGGAATTTGACCCTTTGTGGAAGAGGAGGAACGTGGAGTATCTTCAGCCACTGTCCCATCTAAAGAAGCGTTTAAGTTACAGTGACTCTGATCTGAAGAAGGCTGAAATTCTTTTGGAGCAAGGTGAAACCCCATGGACAGAGCCAGCAGAGCTGTCTTTTTTGAGCAAAATCAATGCTCACCTAAGGGTAAAGGACTGTTTTGAAAATCAAGACCTTACACCTTTAGCACAGTCAAAAAAAGAGTCTTCTGCAAAAGCAGCTTTCTTTTTCTGGAGCCATAGTAAAGTCGGTAGCATTGAAGCTCCTAGAGAGGGTTCCCCTCTCTTTCATAGGAGAAAACTCCCTAAAGAGATGCAGCGAAGTCGTACTTTTTCATTAGGATGTTTCTCGCCACCAGGCAGTGACCAATCAGCATTAAAAGACTCAGAATTTTCAATGCCAATCATGACTCCTCGGGACTCTGCTGATTGTAATAGTGCTGCTGAGGACAGTAGAGTACAGGATGATAACCGCATTTCTAAACCTCAGGACACTAACTGCACTTCATCCAAAGTGACTTTTTATCTCGAATGTAGTGCGACACCAGAAGTTGTCTCACAGGTTGCTGCAGGGTCTGAATTAAGCCTTGAGAACAGACGCTTGTTGGCAGCTAAAGCTCTGGCATGTTTGAGCTGCGATGGTGCTGAAGAAGTTGAAGAAAAAGCCATCTTCTGGCAG aaAGAGCTAAAGTCCAGAGAAGCAGCATGGGATCGGATCTGCACAGAGAGGAATCCTTCCGTATTTAGTCATTTAATGTGGTCCTGGTTGGAACAGTTGAAAGAACCTGCTATCCCAAAAGAGGATGTTCACATGCTAGCGAGTTATAGCAGTGATTTAGAGAGTGCACTTTATCTGCTTGACAAG GGTCAGCATCAAACAGTCTTGTGCATTTTGAAATGTGTGAATAACCTTAGACCAATTCCAGCTGACATAGAAGACGCTATATTGGAAAGAATGATTGCAGCGTTTACATTG GTCCAGAAAGGTTCCAAGGAAGGCCCCTCAGTTTTCAATACTCTAAAACCAATATTTCAGCACATTTTGACGACTATCCGAAAGTAG